In Streptomyces sp. SID8374, one genomic interval encodes:
- the dnaJ gene encoding molecular chaperone DnaJ → MATDYYAVLGVRRDASQDEIKKAFRRLARELHPDVNPDPKTQERFKEINAAYEVLSDPQKKQVYDLGGDPLSANGGGGGAGGFGAGGFGNFSDIMDAFFGTASQRGPRSRTRRGQDAMIRLEIDLAEAAFGTTKDIQVDTAVVCNTCSGEGAAPGTSAQTCDMCRGRGEVSQVTRSFLGQVMTSRPCPQCQGFGTVVPTPCPECAGDGRIRSRRTLTVKIPAGVDNGTRIQLAGEGEVGPGGGPPGDLYVEIHELPHAVFQRRGDDLHCTVTIPMTAAALGTKCPLETLDGVEEIDIRPGTQSGQSVPLHGRGITHLRGGGRGDLIVHVEVMTPSKLDAEQERLLRELSKLRGEERPLGQFQPGQQGLFSRLKDAFNGR, encoded by the coding sequence GTGGCCACGGACTACTACGCCGTACTCGGCGTGCGCCGCGACGCATCTCAGGACGAGATCAAGAAGGCATTCCGTCGGCTCGCACGCGAGCTGCACCCGGATGTCAACCCGGATCCGAAGACCCAGGAGCGGTTCAAGGAGATCAACGCCGCTTACGAGGTGCTCTCGGACCCGCAGAAGAAGCAGGTCTACGACCTCGGCGGCGACCCGCTCTCCGCCAACGGCGGGGGCGGCGGCGCGGGCGGTTTCGGAGCCGGCGGCTTCGGCAACTTCTCCGACATCATGGACGCGTTCTTCGGAACGGCCTCGCAGCGCGGGCCCCGCTCGCGCACCCGGCGCGGCCAGGACGCCATGATCCGCCTGGAGATCGACCTCGCCGAGGCGGCCTTCGGCACCACCAAGGACATCCAGGTCGACACGGCGGTCGTCTGCAACACGTGCAGCGGCGAGGGCGCGGCCCCCGGCACCTCCGCCCAGACCTGCGACATGTGCCGCGGCCGTGGCGAGGTCTCGCAGGTCACCCGGTCCTTCCTGGGCCAGGTCATGACCTCGCGGCCCTGCCCGCAGTGCCAGGGCTTCGGTACGGTCGTGCCGACGCCGTGCCCGGAGTGCGCCGGTGACGGCCGTATCCGCTCGCGCCGCACGCTCACCGTCAAGATCCCGGCGGGCGTCGACAACGGCACCCGCATCCAGCTCGCCGGTGAGGGCGAGGTCGGCCCCGGCGGCGGCCCGCCCGGCGACCTGTACGTCGAGATCCACGAGCTGCCGCACGCCGTCTTCCAGCGGCGCGGCGACGACCTGCACTGCACCGTCACCATCCCGATGACGGCGGCCGCCCTCGGGACGAAGTGTCCGCTGGAGACCCTGGACGGCGTCGAGGAGATCGACATCCGGCCCGGCACCCAGTCCGGCCAGTCCGTCCCCCTGCACGGGCGGGGCATCACCCACCTGCGCGGCGGCGGCCGGGGCGACCTCATCGTGCACGTCGAGGTCATGACCCCCTCCAAACTCGACGCGGAGCAGGAGCGGCTCCTGCGGGAGCTCTCCAAGCTGCGCGGCGAGGAGCGGCCCCTGGGTCAGTTTCAGCCAGGTCAGCAGGGCCTCTTCTCCCGGCTGAAGGACGCCTTCAACGGCCGCTGA
- the hrcA gene encoding heat-inducible transcriptional repressor HrcA — translation MLSERRLEVLRAIVQDYVGTEEPVGSKALTERHQLGVSPATVRNDMAVLEDEGFIAQPHTSAGRIPTDKGYRLFVDKLAGVKPLSSPERRAIQNFLDGAVDLDDVVGRTVRLLAQLTRQVAVVQYPSLTRSTVRHVELLSLAPARLMLVLITDTGRVEQRMIDCPAPFGEASLADLRARLNSRVVGRRFADVPRLVRELPESFDSEDRGTVSTVLSTLLETLVEETEERLMIGGTSNLTRFGHDFPVMIRPVLEALEEQVVLLKLLGEATDSAMTVRIGHENAHEGLTSTSVVAVGYGSGDEAVAKLGVVGPTRMDYPGTMGAVRAVARYVGQILAES, via the coding sequence ATGCTCAGCGAACGCAGACTCGAAGTGCTGCGCGCCATCGTCCAGGACTACGTCGGCACCGAGGAGCCCGTCGGCTCCAAGGCCCTCACGGAGCGGCACCAGCTGGGCGTCTCCCCGGCCACCGTCCGCAACGACATGGCGGTGCTGGAGGACGAGGGCTTCATCGCGCAGCCGCACACGAGCGCGGGACGCATCCCCACCGACAAGGGGTACCGCCTCTTCGTCGACAAGCTCGCCGGCGTCAAGCCGCTCTCCTCGCCCGAGCGCCGCGCCATCCAGAACTTCCTCGACGGCGCGGTCGACCTGGACGACGTGGTCGGCCGGACCGTACGGCTGCTCGCGCAGCTGACCCGGCAGGTCGCGGTCGTGCAGTACCCCTCGCTGACCCGCTCCACGGTCCGGCACGTGGAGCTGCTCTCGCTGGCCCCCGCCCGGCTGATGCTGGTCCTGATCACGGACACCGGCCGGGTCGAACAGCGTATGATCGACTGCCCCGCGCCCTTCGGCGAGGCATCCCTCGCGGATCTGCGGGCCCGGCTCAACAGCCGGGTCGTCGGACGCCGCTTCGCGGATGTCCCGCGGCTGGTGCGGGAGCTGCCGGAATCCTTCGACAGCGAGGACCGGGGAACGGTCTCCACGGTCCTTTCCACCCTCCTCGAAACCCTGGTCGAGGAGACGGAGGAGCGGCTGATGATCGGCGGCACCTCCAACCTCACCCGCTTCGGGCACGACTTCCCTGTGATGATCCGGCCGGTGCTGGAAGCACTGGAGGAGCAGGTCGTCCTGCTGAAGCTGCTCGGTGAGGCCACGGACTCAGCCATGACCGTGCGGATCGGGCACGAGAACGCCCACGAGGGCCTCACGTCCACGTCCGTCGTCGCGGTCGGCTACGGTTCGGGCGACGAGGCAGTCGCCAAACTCGGCGTGGTCGGACCGACCCGCATGGACTACCCCGGAACGATGGGAGCGGTACGCGCAGTGGCACGTTACGTCGGACAGATCCTGGCGGAGTCGTAA
- a CDS encoding nitronate monooxygenase, with protein MSSALTDLCRYPIVQAPMAGGASGPQLAAAVAEAGGLGFLAAGYKTADGMYNEIKQLRRLTGGPFGVNLFMPQPALGDPSAVEVYRHQLAGEAAWYETPLGDPDSSGDDGYEAKVAILLEDPVPVVSFTFGCPTRDTLDAFAKAGTYTIVTVTSAEEAQGAQWAGADAVCVQGVEAGGHQSTHRDDPQADHTGTGLLTLVTQVRETVQIPIVATGGLMRGSQIAAVLAAGADAAQLGTAFLICPESGAHLLHKQALTNPLFVRTELTRAFSGRPARGLVNRFIREHGPYAPAAYPQVHYLTTGLRQAAAKAGDAQGMALWAGQGHRMARELPVGELIELLADELEAARTALSMRSPR; from the coding sequence ATGTCCTCCGCGTTGACCGATCTCTGCCGGTATCCGATCGTGCAGGCCCCCATGGCGGGCGGCGCTTCCGGACCTCAGCTCGCCGCGGCCGTCGCCGAGGCGGGCGGGCTCGGGTTCCTCGCCGCCGGGTACAAGACGGCGGACGGCATGTACAACGAGATCAAACAGCTGCGCCGGCTCACCGGCGGCCCCTTCGGCGTCAACCTCTTCATGCCGCAGCCCGCCCTCGGCGACCCCAGCGCCGTCGAGGTCTACCGCCACCAGCTGGCCGGTGAGGCCGCCTGGTACGAGACCCCGCTCGGCGACCCCGACAGCAGCGGCGACGACGGGTACGAGGCGAAGGTCGCCATCCTGCTGGAGGACCCCGTCCCGGTGGTCTCCTTCACCTTCGGCTGTCCCACCCGCGACACGCTGGACGCCTTCGCCAAGGCGGGGACGTACACCATCGTGACGGTCACCTCCGCCGAGGAGGCCCAGGGCGCCCAGTGGGCGGGCGCCGACGCCGTCTGCGTCCAGGGCGTCGAGGCGGGCGGCCACCAGTCCACCCATCGCGACGACCCGCAGGCCGACCACACCGGCACCGGGCTGCTCACCCTCGTCACCCAGGTCCGCGAGACGGTGCAGATCCCCATCGTCGCCACCGGCGGTCTGATGCGCGGCTCCCAGATCGCCGCCGTCCTCGCGGCGGGCGCGGACGCCGCCCAGCTCGGCACCGCCTTCCTGATCTGCCCCGAGTCCGGCGCCCACCTGCTCCACAAGCAGGCCCTGACCAACCCGCTCTTCGTCCGCACCGAGCTGACCCGCGCCTTCTCCGGGCGGCCCGCGCGCGGACTGGTCAACCGGTTCATCCGCGAACACGGCCCGTACGCCCCCGCCGCCTACCCCCAGGTCCACTACCTGACCACCGGGCTGCGCCAGGCCGCGGCGAAGGCGGGGGATGCCCAGGGCATGGCCCTGTGGGCGGGGCAGGGCCACCGGATGGCCCGCGAACTGCCCGTCGGCGAGCTGATCGAACTGCTCGCCGACGAACTGGAGGCCGCCCGTACGGCCCTGAGCATGAGGAGTCCCCGGTGA
- the hemW gene encoding radical SAM family heme chaperone HemW — MVGMPSVLPDGEPVPDDGALPRHALEGAADRPLGFYLHVPYCATRCGYCDFNTYTATELRGSGGALASRDNYAAHLIEEVRQARKVLGDDPRPVRTVFVGGGTPTLLPAADLVRMLASIKEEFGLAEDAEITTEANPESVDPAYLSALREGGFNRVSFGMQSAKQHVLKILDRTHTPGRPEACVAEARAAGFDHVNLDLIYGTPGESDDDWRATLDAAIGAGPDHISAYALIVEEGTQLARRIRRGEIPMTDDDAHADRYLIADEAFAAAGFDWYEVSNWATTEAGRCLHNELYWRGADWWGAGPGAHSHVGGVRWWNVKHPGAYAQALSEGRSPGAGREVLAEEDRRVERILLELRLREGCPLTLLKPDGLAASRRALTDGLLEPVPYEEGRAVLTLRGRLLADAVVRDLVD; from the coding sequence ATGGTCGGTATGCCTTCCGTACTGCCCGATGGTGAGCCCGTGCCCGACGACGGGGCGCTGCCCCGCCACGCCCTGGAAGGCGCAGCCGACCGCCCGCTCGGCTTCTACCTGCACGTCCCGTACTGCGCCACCCGCTGCGGCTACTGCGACTTCAACACCTACACCGCCACCGAGCTGCGCGGCTCCGGCGGCGCCCTGGCCTCCCGCGACAACTACGCCGCCCACCTGATCGAGGAGGTCCGCCAGGCCCGCAAGGTCCTCGGCGACGACCCGCGCCCGGTCCGTACGGTCTTCGTCGGCGGCGGCACCCCCACGCTCCTGCCCGCTGCCGATCTCGTACGGATGCTGGCATCGATCAAGGAGGAGTTCGGGCTCGCGGAGGACGCGGAGATCACCACCGAGGCGAACCCGGAGTCCGTCGACCCGGCCTACCTCTCCGCCCTGCGCGAGGGCGGCTTCAACCGGGTCTCCTTCGGGATGCAGAGCGCCAAGCAGCACGTCCTGAAGATCCTGGACCGCACGCACACCCCCGGCCGCCCCGAGGCCTGCGTCGCCGAGGCCCGGGCGGCGGGCTTCGACCACGTCAACCTGGACCTGATCTACGGCACCCCCGGCGAGTCCGACGACGACTGGCGGGCCACCCTGGACGCGGCGATCGGCGCGGGCCCCGACCACATCTCCGCGTACGCGCTCATCGTCGAGGAGGGCACCCAGCTCGCCCGCCGCATCCGGCGCGGCGAGATCCCCATGACCGACGACGACGCGCACGCCGACCGCTACCTGATCGCGGACGAGGCCTTCGCGGCGGCCGGTTTCGACTGGTACGAGGTCTCCAACTGGGCCACCACCGAGGCCGGCCGCTGCCTCCACAACGAGCTGTACTGGCGCGGCGCCGACTGGTGGGGCGCGGGCCCCGGCGCCCACAGCCACGTCGGCGGGGTCCGCTGGTGGAACGTGAAGCACCCGGGCGCGTACGCTCAGGCGCTCTCCGAGGGCCGCTCACCCGGCGCGGGCCGGGAGGTCCTCGCCGAGGAGGACCGCCGGGTGGAGCGCATCCTGCTGGAGCTCCGGCTCCGCGAGGGCTGCCCGCTCACCCTCCTGAAACCCGACGGCCTCGCCGCCTCCCGCCGCGCCCTCACCGACGGGCTGCTGGAGCCCGTTCCGTACGAGGAGGGCCGCGCGGTCCTCACCCTGCGCGGGCGGCTCCTGGCCGACGCGGTGGTGCGGGACCTGGTGGACTGA
- a CDS encoding DUF3097 domain-containing protein has protein sequence MRSYQPDLTPPWKRSAPVPEVPAEPDLVVEEVATGFCGAVIRCEKTAQGPTVTLEDRFGKQRVFPMEPRAFLLEGKVVTLVRPGPGGPVRPTRTASGSVAVPGARARVARAGRIYVEGRHDAELVERVWGDDLRIEGVVVEYLEGIDDLPAIVGEFSPGPDARLGVLVDHLVAGSKESRIAAQVSDPHVLVVGHPYIDVWEAVKPSSVGIEAWPVVPRGQDWKTGVCRALGWPENTGAAWQHILSKVRSYKDLEPQLLGRVEELIDFVTLPE, from the coding sequence ATGCGCAGCTATCAGCCGGACCTGACCCCGCCGTGGAAGAGGTCCGCCCCCGTGCCCGAGGTCCCCGCCGAACCCGATCTGGTCGTGGAGGAGGTCGCCACCGGTTTCTGCGGGGCGGTGATCCGCTGCGAGAAGACGGCCCAGGGTCCGACGGTGACCCTGGAGGACCGCTTCGGCAAGCAGCGGGTCTTCCCGATGGAACCGCGCGCCTTCCTGCTGGAGGGCAAGGTGGTCACGCTGGTCCGCCCGGGCCCCGGCGGTCCGGTGCGCCCCACCCGTACGGCCTCCGGTTCGGTGGCGGTGCCCGGTGCGCGGGCCCGGGTGGCGCGGGCGGGGCGGATCTATGTGGAGGGCCGGCACGACGCGGAGCTGGTGGAGCGGGTGTGGGGCGACGACCTGCGCATCGAGGGCGTGGTCGTGGAGTACCTGGAGGGCATCGACGACCTCCCGGCCATCGTGGGCGAGTTCTCCCCGGGGCCGGACGCCCGGCTCGGGGTGCTGGTGGACCACCTGGTGGCCGGTTCCAAGGAGTCCCGGATCGCGGCGCAGGTCTCGGACCCGCATGTGCTGGTGGTGGGCCACCCGTACATCGACGTGTGGGAGGCGGTGAAGCCGTCGTCGGTGGGGATCGAGGCGTGGCCGGTGGTGCCTCGGGGCCAGGACTGGAAGACGGGGGTGTGCCGGGCGCTGGGCTGGCCGGAGAACACCGGGGCGGCCTGGCAGCACATCCTGTCCAAGGTCCGCAGCTACAAGGACCTGGAGCCCCAACTGCTGGGCAGGGTCGAGGAGTTGATCGACTTCGTGACGCTGCCCGAGTGA
- a CDS encoding histidine triad nucleotide-binding protein, with product MAGEPQTDCLFCKIVSGDIPATIVRESDTTVAFRDINPQAPTHVLVIPKVHYPDAASLAAAEPQIAADVLREAGAVAADEKVDSTGYRIILNTGSGAGQTVFHAHAHVLGGRGLQWPPG from the coding sequence ATGGCGGGAGAGCCGCAGACCGACTGCCTGTTCTGCAAGATCGTCTCGGGGGACATCCCGGCGACCATCGTCCGCGAGAGCGACACGACCGTCGCCTTCCGCGACATCAACCCGCAGGCCCCGACCCACGTCCTGGTCATCCCCAAGGTCCACTACCCGGACGCCGCCTCGCTGGCCGCCGCCGAACCGCAGATCGCCGCCGACGTGCTGCGCGAGGCCGGAGCGGTCGCCGCCGACGAGAAGGTGGACTCGACCGGCTACCGGATCATCCTCAACACCGGCTCGGGCGCGGGCCAGACCGTCTTCCACGCGCACGCCCACGTCCTGGGCGGCCGCGGCCTCCAGTGGCCGCCCGGATAA
- a CDS encoding 16S rRNA (uracil(1498)-N(3))-methyltransferase: MTAPVFVVERMPTGPEFVLDGPEGRHAVSVKRLEPGEAVVLTDGLGHWAEGVVRAAEGKDRLTVGVEGVHEEPEPAPRITVVQALPKGDRGELAVETMTETGVDAIVPWQAARCITQWKGERGAKALTKWRSTAREAGKQSRRVRFPEVAEALTTKQVAALLAGADFAGVLHEDRDHDSTPLATAELPATGTIVLVVGPEGGVSPQELAAFAEAGARPYRLGRSVLRTSTAGTAATALLLGRTGRWG; this comes from the coding sequence GTGACGGCACCGGTCTTCGTCGTCGAACGGATGCCCACCGGACCGGAGTTCGTCCTGGACGGCCCCGAAGGACGGCACGCCGTCTCGGTCAAGCGGCTGGAGCCCGGCGAGGCCGTCGTCCTCACCGACGGGCTGGGCCACTGGGCGGAGGGCGTCGTCCGGGCGGCCGAGGGCAAGGACCGGCTGACCGTCGGTGTCGAAGGCGTCCACGAGGAGCCGGAGCCGGCGCCCCGGATCACCGTCGTCCAGGCGCTCCCCAAGGGCGACCGGGGCGAACTCGCCGTCGAGACCATGACCGAGACCGGCGTCGACGCGATCGTGCCCTGGCAGGCCGCCCGCTGCATCACCCAGTGGAAGGGCGAGCGCGGCGCCAAGGCCCTGACGAAGTGGCGCAGCACGGCACGGGAGGCGGGCAAGCAGTCCCGCCGCGTCCGCTTCCCCGAGGTGGCCGAGGCCCTGACGACCAAGCAGGTCGCCGCCCTCCTGGCCGGTGCCGACTTCGCCGGGGTCCTGCACGAGGACCGCGACCACGACAGCACCCCCCTCGCCACCGCCGAACTCCCCGCCACCGGCACGATCGTGCTCGTCGTCGGCCCCGAGGGCGGCGTCTCCCCTCAGGAGCTGGCCGCCTTCGCCGAGGCGGGCGCCCGCCCGTACCGGCTGGGCCGCAGCGTGCTGCGTACGTCAACGGCGGGGACGGCCGCGACGGCGCTGCTCCTCGGCCGCACCGGTCGCTGGGGCTGA
- a CDS encoding MBL fold metallo-hydrolase: MDVSWEDFGWERLGRGIGRRRLPGWDATVALVAGAESVLLYDTGSTLREGVELRRQAEALLGRRVTHIALSHPHFDHVLGTAAFAGAQVYGAVGIAALLRRSADELTGSAVRHGLAEEEAHRSVDTLVVPHHEVTGEWTLDLGGGRQVLLANVGPGHSGHDLAVLVPGTEGEPPVVLCGDLVEESGDPQAGRDAIPSRWPAALDRLLELGGEGAVYVPGHGAVVDAAFVRAQRAALAERFGAG, encoded by the coding sequence ATGGACGTCTCTTGGGAAGACTTCGGCTGGGAGCGGTTGGGCCGCGGTATCGGGCGGCGCCGCCTGCCGGGCTGGGACGCCACGGTCGCGCTGGTGGCCGGGGCGGAGAGCGTGCTGCTGTACGACACCGGGTCGACCCTGCGCGAGGGCGTCGAGTTGCGGAGGCAGGCCGAGGCGCTGCTCGGCCGGAGGGTGACGCATATCGCACTGAGCCACCCGCACTTCGACCATGTGCTGGGTACGGCGGCGTTCGCCGGGGCGCAGGTGTACGGGGCGGTGGGCATCGCCGCCCTGCTGCGGCGCTCGGCGGACGAGCTGACCGGGTCGGCCGTGCGCCACGGTCTCGCGGAGGAGGAGGCGCACCGGTCGGTGGACACGCTGGTGGTGCCGCACCACGAGGTGACCGGCGAGTGGACCCTCGACCTGGGCGGCGGCCGTCAGGTGCTGCTCGCCAACGTGGGCCCGGGGCACAGCGGCCACGACCTCGCGGTGCTGGTCCCGGGCACGGAGGGCGAGCCCCCGGTGGTGCTCTGCGGGGACCTGGTGGAGGAGTCGGGCGACCCGCAGGCGGGCCGGGACGCGATCCCCTCCCGCTGGCCGGCCGCCCTGGACCGGCTGCTCGAACTGGGCGGCGAGGGCGCGGTGTACGTACCGGGGCACGGGGCGGTGGTGGACGCGGCGTTCGTCCGGGCGCAGCGGGCGGCGCTGGCGGAGCGGTTCGGGGCGGGGTGA